The sequence below is a genomic window from Actinomycetota bacterium.
CAGGCCCCCGGCCTCCACTCCCACCAGGCGGGGGCCGAGGCCCAGGAACCCGGAGAAGATCCCTATGGCGTTGGACCCTCCGCCCACGCACGCCACGACGAGGTCCGGGAGCCGCCCGGCGTAGTCCAGGATTTGTTCGCGGGCCTCGTCGCCTATCACCTGCTGCAGCTCGGCGACCATCCACGGGTAGGGGTGCGGTCCCACCACCGAGCCGATGACGTAGTGGGTGGTCTCGACGTTGGCGACCCAGTCGCGGAACGCCTCGTTAATGGCGTCCTTGAGGGTCCTGCTGCTGGACTCCACCGGCACGACCCGGGCGCCGAGCATCTGCATGCGGAACACGTTCAGCGACTGGCGGCCGACGTCCTCGGCCCCCATGTAGACCTCACAGTCCAGGCCGAACAGCGCCGCCGCGGTCGCCGTCGCGACCCCGTGCTGTCCAGCTCCGGTCTCGGCGATGACGCGGTTTTTGCCGAGCCTGCGCGCGAGCAGGCACTGGCCCAGGACGTTGTTGATCTTGTGCGAGCCGGTGTGGGCCAGGTCCTCGCGCTTGATCCACACACGGGGGCCGAGGCGCTCGGACAGCCTTCGGGCGTGATACAGCGGCGTCGGACGTCCCGCGTAATGGCGCAGGTGGTGATCCAGCTCGGCCCGATAGTCGTGGTCCTCGCGCGCTGAGCGCCATGCGTCCTCGAGCTCCAGCAGCGCCGGCA
It includes:
- the trpB gene encoding tryptophan synthase subunit beta, encoding MAESVASGPGEANAQAPDRPPLRIEPDERGRFGSYGGRYAPEVLMPALLELEDAWRSAREDHDYRAELDHHLRHYAGRPTPLYHARRLSERLGPRVWIKREDLAHTGSHKINNVLGQCLLARRLGKNRVIAETGAGQHGVATATAAALFGLDCEVYMGAEDVGRQSLNVFRMQMLGARVVPVESSSRTLKDAINEAFRDWVANVETTHYVIGSVVGPHPYPWMVAELQQVIGDEAREQILDYAGRLPDLVVACVGGGSNAIGIFSGFLGLGPRLVGVEAGGLGVHTGSHGAAVSGGTDGVLHGAMTRIMQDPDGLILPAHSISAGLDYPGIGPEHAHLAAQGLAEYVPADDAEALSGFKALAEMEGIIPALEPAHAVGWLMREADAGRLSGLAEVVLLLSGRGDKDVEAVRGYSSTESSGW